One genomic segment of Tubulanus polymorphus chromosome 4, tnTubPoly1.2, whole genome shotgun sequence includes these proteins:
- the LOC141904302 gene encoding uncharacterized protein LOC141904302 gives MQVMIRRKLGWDDILPEDLMKIWKKWCTDLPKLSQYEIKRCIKPRNSRIISRELHHFTDASENGYGCVSYLRQEDESGKIHTSLMMGKSRVAPLKPVTIPRMELSAATLSVRNDMILRRELEIDIKPSYYWTDSMAVIKYLQNEDKRFKVFVANRIALIRSVSTPTQWNFIDGKSNVADCASRGQDVDTFSKNEEWKNGPEFLRRPKSEWPKQPGNDLLQLKNDDNLEVKQEKILVNSINEGNRNFLHDLFQMFSSWFKLKKTIAWLLRYKKKLMLAVSNRHKKEVKYDNLIEIRPITVDELRASERLILKVTQNVHFPEEYSTILGTKSLTSDRNQLKSIRRSVKKSSPIRKLDPIKVDGLLRIGGRLQSAPISESEKHPIILPTLCHVTELIIRHYHIGTAHEGRQYTLATIRKRFWVVKGDSTVRKIISGCVPCRKVKGKPVQQKMAPLPADRITPAPPFTNVGLDFFGPFEIKRGRAVVKRYGCIFTCLVVRAIHIEVCDNLSTDSFINALRRFMSRRGYPDKIRCDNGTNFIGGSKELKREFEAWNQKKIHETLLQKDVEWLFNPPSALHWGGVWERCIRTIRKSLSFVMKLQLVNEEEFRTLICEVESIVNGRPITPVTSDPDDLEPLTPNHLLLLRGGSKLPPREFASVDQYSRRRWRHVQYLADQFGWRWQREYIPLLQERQKNQDVVGNIKKGDIVLVADEKTHRSEWPLGRIVDVHTGRDDLVRSVRIKTARNVLVRPIVKCILLESTLN, from the coding sequence ATGCAAGTGATGATTCGACGTAAGCTAGGTTGGGATGATATACTTCCCgaagatttgatgaaaatctgGAAGAAATGGTGCACTGATTTGCCGAAATTGAGCCAATATGAAATCAAACGATGCATCAAACCACGGAATTCCAGAATTATAAGTAGAGAACTTCACCACTTCACCGACGCTTCAGAGAATGGTTATGGCTGTGTATCTTATCTTCGTCAAGAAGACGAAAGTGGTAAGATACATACGTCTCTGATGATGGGAAAATCTCGAGTAGCACCCTTAAAGCCAGTCACAATTCCTCGAATGGAACTTTCAGCAGCAACATTGTCCGTAAGAAATGATATGATCCTAAGAAGAGAACTAGAAATCGACATCAAGCCATCCTATTACTGGACAGACAGCATGGCCGTGATAAAATACCTTCAAAACGAAGATAAGAGATTCAAAGTTTTCGTGGCCAATAGAATCGCACTAATTCGATCCGTCTCTACTCCAACTCAGTGGAATTTTATTGACGGGAAGTCTAATGTCGCAGATTGTGCATCAAGAGGACAAGATGTTGATACGTTCTCGAAAAATGAAGAATGGAAAAATGGCCCTGAATTTCTACGAAGGCCGAAGTCTGAATGGCCTAAACAGCCGGGGAATGATTTATTGCAGttgaaaaatgatgataatctcGAAGTGAAACAAGAGAAGATTCTTGTAAACTCTATAAATGAAGGAAACAGGAACTTTTTACATGACTTATTCCAGATGTTTTCATCGTGGTTCAAGCTGAAAAAGACAATTGCTTGGCTACTTCGTTACAAGAAAAAATTGATGCTCGCTGTATCCAATCGTCATAAGAAAGAAGTTAAGTATGATAACCTCATCGAAATTCGGCCAATTACTGTTGACGAGCTAAGAGCGAGTGAACGTTTAATACTTAAAGTTACGCAGAATGTCCATTTTCCTGAAGAATATTCAACTATACTAGGAACGAAAAGTCTGACGTCCGATAGAAACCAATTGAAGTCTATTCGCCGAAGCGTGAAGAAATCAAGTCCTATTAGAAAGCTGGACCCAATCAAAGTCGATGGTTTATTGAGAATCGGAGGCCGATTACAGAGCGCACCTATTTCAGAGTCAGAGAAGCATCCGATAATTCTACCAACGCTATGTCACGTTACAGAGCTTATAATTCGTCATTACCACATCGGTACAGCTCACGAAGGTAGACAATACACGCTTGCTACAATAAGAAAAAGATTCTGGGTAGTCAAGGGCGACTCTACAGTTCGAAAGATAATCTCCGGATGTGTACCTTGTAGGAAAGTCAAAGGGAAACCAGTTCAGCAGAAAATGGCACCATTACCAGCCGACCGTATCACACCAGCGCCACCATTTACCAACGTCGGTTTAGACTTCTTCGGACCGTTCGAAATTAAGAGGGGTCGAGCTGTCGTCAAGCGATATGGTTGTATTTTCACATGTCTGGTCGTCCGAGCAATTCATATAGAAGTCTGTGATAATCTGTCAACTGACTCCTTCATCAACGCATTACGGAGATTCATGTCGCGTCGCGGATATCCGGATAAAATAAGATGCGATAACGGTACCAACTTTATAGGTGGATCGAAAGAATTAAAACGAGAATTTGAAGCTTGGAATCAGAAGAAAATCCACGAGACTCTACTCcagaaagatgtagaatggttGTTCAACCCTCCGAGCGCTTTGCACTGGGGAGGAGTCTGGGAGCGCTGTATCAGAACGATACGAAAATCGCTCAGTTTTGTGATGAAATTGCAGCTAGTTAATGAAGAGGAATTTAGAACGTTGATATGCGAAGTCGAGTCGATTGTTAACGGCCGACCTATAACTCCGGTAACCAGCGACCCTGACGATTTGGAACCGTTGACACCAAACCATTTACTGCTGCTGCGTGGCGGATCCAAACTTCCACCCAGAGAATTCGCATCAGTTGATCAATATTCGAGAAGAAGATGGCGCCATGTACAATACCTTGCGGACCAATTCGGTTGGCGATGGCAACGAGAGTACATCCCTTTACTTCAAGAAAGACAGAAGAATCAAGACGTCGTTGGTAACATTAAGAAAGGAGACATCGTATTGGTTGCTGACGAAAAAACTCACCGCTCCGAATGGCCCCTAGGACGTATCGTCGATGTCCACACTGGTCGTGACGACTTAGTTCGATCCGTTCGTATCAAGACTGCAAGGAACGTACTTGTCAGACCGATCGTCAAATGTATCCTTCTAGAAAGTACATTAAACTAA
- the LOC141904301 gene encoding uncharacterized protein LOC141904301 has translation MTSPVDTSSPTSITGLKNSRRGYKASVTRKRYELKTLLKEETVDSERIELYREELVVAWERYISSHKKLMSSLTEQTEIDDEDACFLEENEIHEDFLKNIDHIITIPQPALESPSETTVQRLTNLVSLQQRQTQNQMQAIERMMFQQSIAANSLMLPNPDVPLFSGDPMEYYYFIRAFESLIESRVTDSRTRLYYLNQYTKGEVNELVRRFMFSTSEDAYANAKDTLRKRYGQPYKIAAAYVNQITTGAQLKSEDRNGLRKYSVQLSICHNALQDVGFLSKIENPDCLRRVVGRLPYDLRKRWRTRADVINEMQEREITFKDISDFVEKEARVAQNHIFGDLNPFEKKDSRESHHGKRNFGLKTQTYSSNTQTNTRDGRPLRCFNCEGPHRIDECSHFKAMNYEEKVKMIKDKGLCFNCLIPRHTARECNSKQRCSVCRFKHHSLVHKGTDNSSYDATEVKAEIVGSTQITLNQGSKNGAVKSDGKVGLPIIPVKVKYHGEDRYETVNALLDTGSTATFCTESLMSEIGVTGSNAEIHLTTMGSAQMVPSRKLLKLKISDIDEDIHLDLKMVFSTSQIPASKADASTQEDITKWSHLNRVKIHEIKNRDVDLLIGNDNHRALEPIEVIPSKNSGPYAVRTLFGWVTNGPLGRVVGRKVKSFSIKGLSLTDQQSTNSLTEMFESFCNREFQNDGNNEEAMSQKGTQNYGRHSSSRRWSLRFIQDLFVKDFAELVPEDELNSTEIEWYLPHHPVYHPQKKKLRVVFDCSASFAGISLNNQLYSGPDQTNALIGVLLRFRQETFAIVGDVEAMFHQVKVVKEHRDALRFLWWADEDMVNTSVYRMKVHLFGATSSPSVCNFALRRTAIDNQDNFSKMATETVMKNFYVDDLLKSVELESIGSSLIKEVVNLLMLGGFRLTKIASNSRAIIEEILEEERAPAMKNLCLESLPVDRALGVQWNMNNDCLGFRTTPGGQTRTRRGVGALLRMRNSDLFPVYMFMNDDSVQQSSRANVTINLECSPV, from the exons ATGACATCACCGGTCGATACCAGCTCTCCTACCAGCATTACCGGACTCAAAAACAGTCGTCGCGGCTATAAGGCCAGCGTAACCAGAAAGCGGTACGAACTTAAGACTTTACTCAAAGAGGAGACCGTCGACTCCGAAAGAATCGAACTTTATAGGGAAGAATTAGTCGTCGCATGGGAAAGATATATTAGCAGCCATAAAAAACTGATGTCATCTCTGACCGAACAAACCGAGATCGACGACGAGGATGCCTGTTTTctagaagaaaatgaaatacacgAAGATTTTCTGAAGAACATCGATCACATTATTACTATACCGCAACCTGCACTAGAATCGCCTAGTGAAACTACCGTCCAACGTTTAACAAATCTCGTCAGTCTACAACAGCGCCAAACGCAGAACCAGATGCAAGCAATCGAACGAATGATGTTTCAGCAGTCAATCGCGGCGAATTCCCTTATGTTACCGAACCCTGACGTACCATTGTTTAGCGGCGACCCAATGGAGTACTATTATTTCATCCGAGCCTTTGAAAGTCTCATCGAATCGAGGGTCACTGATAGTAGAACGCGTTTATACTATCTCAACCAATACACCAAAGGCGAAGTTAACGAGCTAGTGAGACGCTTCATGTTCAGCACATCGGAAGACGCGTACGCCAACGCCAAGGATACCCTGAGGAAACGGTATGGTCAGCCATATAAAATTGCAGCGGCATACGTCAACCAAATCACCACTGGAGCTCAATTGAAGAGCGAAGATCGAAATGGGTTACGGAAGTACTCAGTCCAACTGTCTATCTGCCACAATGCACTTCAGGATGTCGGATTTCtgtcgaaaatagaaaatccgGACTGTTTAAGAAGGGTAGTAGGCAGACTGCCTTATGACTTAAGGAAACGATGGCGAACTAGGGCTGACGTTATCAACGAAATGCAAGAAAGAGAGATCACGTTCAAAGACATATCGGATTTCGTCGAAAAAGAGGCTAGAGTAGcacaaaatcatattttcggCGACCTCAACCCGTTCGAGAAGAAAGATTCGAGGGAATCACATCATGGAAAAAGAAACTTTGGTTTAAAAACCCAAACGTACAGTTCGAATACTCAGACGAATACAAGAGACGGCAGACCATTAAGATGCTTTAACTGCGAAGGACCACATCGTATAGACGAATGCAGTCATTTTAAGGCGATGAACTATGAAGAGAAAGTGAAGATGATTAAAGACAAGGGACTTTGCTTTAATTGTTTAATTCCACGTCATACAGCTAGAGAATGTAATAGCAAACAAAGATGCAGTGTATGCAGGTTTAAACATCACAGCTTGGTACACAAAGGGACGGATAATTCTAGTTACGACGCGACTGAAGTAAAGGCAGAAATAGTTGGTAGTACTCAAATTACTCTTAACCAAGGATCCAAGAACGGAGCCGTGAAGTCAGACGGCAAGGTTGGGTTGCCAATAATCCCAGTCAAGGTGAAATATCATGGTGAAGATCGGTACGAAACTGTCAATGCGTTACTAGACACGGGTTCAACTGCAACGTTCTGCACGGAGAGTTTGATGAGTGAAATTGGGGTTACTGGTTCAAACGCTGAAATCCATCTCACTAccatgggaagtgcacaaatGGTTCCAAGTAGAaagttattgaaattgaaaatatcggaTATCGACGAGGATATTCATCTCGATTTGAAGATGGTCTTCTCTACGAGCCAAATTCCTGCTAGTAAAGCCGATGCTTCAACGCAAGAAGATATCACAAAATGGAGCCATCTTAATCGGGTAAAGATCCACGAAATAAAGAACCGCGACGTCGACTTATTGATCGGAAACGACAACCACAGAGCATTAGAACCAATTGAAGTTATTCCAAGCAAGAACAGTGGCCCATACGCTGTCCGCACTCTATTTGGATGGGTGACAAATGGTCCATTGGGAAGAGTTGTTGGTCGTAAAGTGAAGTCGTTTTCCATCAAAGGCCTAAGCCTAACGGATCAGCAGTCAACTAATAGTCTAACCGAGATGTTCGAGAGCTTCTGTAACAGAGAATTCCAGAATGATGGCAACAATGAAGAAGCTATGTCACAAAAGGGCACTCAAAATTATGGAAGACACAGTTCATCTCGTCGATGGTCATTACGA TTCATACAAGACTTGTTCGTAAAAGACTTCGCTGAATTGGTTCCAGAAGATGAACTTAACTCTACAGAAATAGAGTGGTACCTACCTCATCACCCGGTCTACCATCCTCAGAAGAAGAAACTACGGGTGGTATTCGATTGTTCAGCCAGTTTCGCGGGAATTTCACTGAACAACCAGCTGTATTCCGGGCCAGACCAAACTAACGCACTGATTGGTGTACTATTAAGATTTCGTCAGGAAACGTTCGCTATTGTTGGCGACGTGGAAGCTATGTTCCACCAGGTTAAAGTCGTGAAAGAACATAGAGATGCACTACGGTTCCTATGGTGGGCGGACGAAGACATGGTAAATACCAGCGTATATCGCATGAAGGTGCATCTATTTGGGGCTACGTCCTCTCCCAGCGTATGTAACTTTGCATTAAGAAGAACAGCGATTGATAACCAAGATAACTTCAGTAAGATGGCAACCGAAACCGTAATGAAGAACTTTTACGTCGACGATCTTCTTAAATCCGTCGAATTAGAGAGTATCGGATCAAGCTTGATCAAAGAAGTTGTTAATCTTCTAATGCTTGGCGGATTCCGACTGACCAAAATAGCTTCAAATTCAAGGGCTATAATTGAAGAAATACTAGAAGAGGAGAGAGCACCCGCGATGAAAAACCTCTGCCTTGAATCTCTACCAGTAGACCGCGCCCTCGGAGTACAGTGGAATATGAACAATGATTGTCTTGGATTTCGAACAACGCCTGGCGGTCAAACTCGGACGAGACGCGGT GTCGGTGCTTTGTTGCGCATGCGTAACTCCGATTTATTTCCGGTCTACATGTTCATGAATGATGATTCAGTTCAACAGAGCAGTCGTGCAAATGTGACGATTAATCTCGAATGCTCTCCGGTCTAA